A window from bacterium encodes these proteins:
- a CDS encoding ribonuclease HI, protein MSGEVKKTFSGVKIFTDGGCIGNPGPGGWSAVIEREGRYGEFGGFEPATTNNRMEMKAAIEALKHVEEGGHCLVVTDSKYLVDGASKWLRGWKKKGWRKSDGEEVLNLDLWRELDGLISTRKVLWEHVRGHAGHPENERCDKIANSFARGDKPELKTGDGSWIFAGGKEDAPYPSPLYLSCVDGAIEEHKSWVECEARIKGVRGSKCRKVKTRSEHIAAIADWEDK, encoded by the coding sequence ATGAGCGGCGAAGTTAAGAAAACATTTTCAGGCGTCAAGATTTTCACGGACGGCGGGTGCATCGGAAACCCCGGCCCCGGCGGCTGGTCCGCCGTCATCGAGCGGGAGGGTAGGTACGGGGAGTTCGGCGGCTTCGAGCCCGCCACCACCAACAACCGCATGGAGATGAAGGCCGCCATCGAGGCCCTGAAACACGTCGAAGAAGGAGGTCATTGCCTCGTCGTCACCGATTCCAAATACCTCGTCGATGGAGCTTCCAAGTGGCTCCGCGGGTGGAAAAAGAAGGGGTGGCGCAAGAGCGACGGCGAGGAGGTCTTGAACCTCGACCTCTGGCGGGAGCTTGACGGTCTTATCTCGACGCGGAAGGTCCTCTGGGAGCACGTCCGGGGCCACGCGGGCCATCCCGAAAACGAGAGGTGCGATAAGATAGCCAACTCCTTCGCGCGGGGCGACAAACCGGAACTGAAAACGGGCGACGGGTCGTGGATTTTCGCGGGCGGCAAAGAGGACGCGCCCTACCCTTCTCCGCTCTACCTGAGCTGCGTTGACGGGGCGATCGAGGAGCACAAGAGCTGGGTCGAATGCGAGGCGCGGATTAAGGGGGTGCGCGGCTCGAAGTGCAGGAAGGTGAAGACCCGCTCCGAGCACATAGCGGCGATAGCCGACTGGGAGGACAAATGA
- a CDS encoding tetratricopeptide repeat protein, translating to MVFGLFSKKSTQEKALEKGKKLADRQNYSEALSWYEEVLDKDPAVTEARKGARLCREKLVEKNLHEAECFGQFDVDKAREHALLALTLAGKEDDLKKRATTLLNSIGPAKASKKPVREEEEKPKRLFEPSCGGCASPSCGDTHGEEIEEHFEDVFYLYLESMPEHEKPLFENLSNVFREGYVALQQGELELAAKRLKEAEKIDAGSPAVAYTRGLLEGLQGQMEAARKYYEKALAGAPEFTSALYAVAATLRELHRGAEAVPLLRKRLETHPNDREAILILGASYLDLGQLEEAEETLTELYLSDAKTNSTVGFLWARLKEAQNDPEGAIRAYQIITNTNQNMLEALIPLGLLYISQGEPYAEAAVKVFKHCYRIDQEHGWFHLLRVAEAYAVRGWQKEARKILDEVSHDLPDDPNARALFDQVNKKTQGL from the coding sequence ATGGTATTCGGATTGTTCTCAAAGAAGAGTACGCAAGAAAAAGCCCTCGAAAAAGGAAAAAAACTTGCCGACCGGCAAAACTACAGCGAGGCGCTTTCCTGGTACGAGGAAGTCCTCGACAAAGACCCCGCTGTAACCGAGGCCCGCAAGGGCGCGAGGCTCTGCCGGGAGAAGCTGGTCGAGAAAAATCTTCACGAGGCGGAGTGCTTCGGCCAGTTCGACGTGGACAAGGCCAGGGAGCACGCGCTGCTCGCCCTTACCCTCGCCGGGAAAGAGGACGATCTAAAGAAGAGGGCGACCACCCTCCTCAACTCCATCGGCCCCGCGAAGGCTTCTAAAAAACCCGTCCGCGAGGAGGAGGAAAAGCCCAAGCGCCTTTTCGAGCCCTCCTGCGGGGGCTGCGCCTCCCCCTCCTGCGGCGATACCCACGGCGAGGAGATCGAGGAGCATTTCGAGGATGTCTTTTACCTCTACCTCGAATCCATGCCCGAGCATGAAAAGCCCCTCTTTGAAAACCTCTCGAACGTCTTTCGTGAAGGATACGTCGCCCTCCAGCAGGGCGAGCTTGAGCTGGCGGCGAAACGCCTGAAGGAAGCCGAGAAGATCGACGCGGGCTCACCCGCCGTAGCCTACACGCGCGGTCTTCTGGAAGGGCTGCAGGGACAGATGGAGGCCGCCAGAAAATATTACGAGAAGGCTCTCGCCGGAGCGCCGGAGTTCACCAGCGCCCTCTACGCCGTCGCCGCCACCCTGCGCGAGCTGCATAGGGGGGCCGAAGCCGTACCCCTTTTAAGGAAACGTCTCGAAACCCATCCCAACGATAGGGAGGCCATCCTTATCCTCGGAGCCAGCTATCTCGATCTGGGCCAGCTTGAGGAGGCCGAGGAGACCCTCACCGAACTCTACCTCAGCGACGCCAAGACCAACTCCACGGTCGGTTTTTTGTGGGCGAGGCTCAAAGAGGCGCAGAACGACCCCGAGGGGGCCATACGCGCCTACCAGATTATCACCAACACTAACCAGAACATGCTCGAAGCCCTCATCCCGCTGGGTCTCCTCTACATCAGCCAGGGGGAGCCTTACGCCGAGGCCGCCGTAAAGGTCTTCAAACACTGCTACAGGATAGATCAGGAGCATGGCTGGTTCCACCTTCTGCGCGTCGCCGAGGCCTACGCCGTTCGCGGCTGGCAGAAGGAGGCGCGGAAGATTCTGGACGAGGTCAGCCACGATCTTCCCGACGATCCGAACGCGCGCGCCCTGTTTGACCAGGTTAATAAAAAAACCCAAGGGCTGTAG
- a CDS encoding rhodanese-like domain-containing protein yields the protein MTKIFKALLLGFLGIFTSSVALAAAGVSDSGEIQALLGKEPKNVIVLDVRTPGEWRGGFIKGALLIPMRDVPGSLGKIPKDKKIVVVCATGARSGAVASYLDESGYKWVKNYTGGMVDWQRKGLPVEKNLP from the coding sequence ATGACGAAAATTTTTAAGGCTCTGCTTCTCGGATTCCTCGGAATCTTCACTTCTTCAGTGGCCCTTGCGGCGGCGGGCGTCTCGGACAGCGGGGAAATACAGGCGCTCCTTGGCAAGGAGCCGAAAAACGTAATCGTCCTCGACGTGAGGACTCCCGGGGAATGGCGCGGGGGCTTCATCAAGGGGGCGCTCCTCATCCCGATGCGCGACGTGCCCGGAAGCCTCGGGAAAATCCCGAAGGACAAAAAAATAGTCGTAGTCTGCGCCACCGGGGCCAGAAGCGGCGCGGTCGCCTCCTACCTCGACGAATCCGGGTACAAATGGGTGAAGAACTACACCGGCGGCATGGTGGACTGGCAGAGGAAGGGTCTCCCCGTCGAAAAAAATCTTCCCTGA
- a CDS encoding pyridoxamine 5'-phosphate oxidase family protein — translation MTSAEIYELMNGNPFFYLATLDRDTPRVRGMMLFKAGADGIYFHSGTFKALHKQIVANSRAELCFFDPKSGTQVRVNGNLEIVEGDAMKLEMIKHPSRAFLKKWMEEGDAKEFLKKFSVYRLHGGTATVWTFATNFEPQEWNPL, via the coding sequence ATGACTTCGGCTGAAATTTACGAATTAATGAACGGCAACCCCTTCTTCTATCTGGCCACGCTCGACCGCGACACTCCGAGGGTGCGCGGGATGATGCTCTTCAAGGCGGGGGCTGACGGTATCTACTTTCACAGCGGCACCTTCAAGGCGCTCCACAAACAGATTGTAGCCAATTCGCGGGCCGAGCTCTGCTTTTTCGACCCAAAGTCGGGCACGCAGGTGCGCGTCAACGGCAACCTAGAGATCGTCGAAGGCGACGCGATGAAGCTTGAGATGATCAAACACCCGTCCAGAGCGTTTCTGAAAAAATGGATGGAGGAGGGCGACGCGAAGGAGTTCCTTAAAAAATTCTCCGTCTACCGGCTGCACGGCGGTACGGCGACCGTCTGGACCTTCGCCACCAACTTCGAGCCCCAGGAGTGGAACCCGCTTTAA